GATTCTGCGCGTACTTCGCGCGCAGGAGCCCGGCCATCACCGCCGTCCTGACGTGCGGCCACCCCTGGACGCGGGACGCCTCTTCCGCGATCTTCCGGGCGTCGAAGGGACGGTCGGCCGCGCGAATCCGCTCCCGGACCTCGGGATCCTCGACGGACAGGGCCCAGTAGGCGTGCGTGACCGACGGGTAGAGGACGCCGCCGACCTCGATCGGGGCCGGGCAGTCGTTCTGCAGGGCGTCGACCCCCGGATTCTCCGGCCACCCTCGCGGAAACACGCGCCCGCCGAGGTGAATCGTTCCGCCGGGGGGCTCCTGAGGGTCGTCCCCCCACCTCTTCGATTCGTATTCGGCGCGAGCGCGACCCTGCTCCGCGAAATAGTCCAGAGCCCATTCCCGCATGGCCTCGGTGACGACGTCGTCATCGAACCAGCCGCCGATCGGGAGCTCACCGACATCGGTGCACAAGAAGACCAGCGGGCGGTCCTTGTTGTCCATGTCACCGAGCGAGTAATGGCGCTTGTGGGCGGGAATCTCCAGGTAGGCCTCGCGCATCGCCAAGCGGTCGGCCTCGTCCCGCGACTCCAGGTACCGGTCCAGCAAGGCCAGGCAGCGGTCGGTGGAATCCGGCCGGTCGTTCAGCCGCTCGATGTCGTCGGCCACCTCTCCCAGCAGCATCTCGGCGGTGAGGCTGAACACCGGCTTGGAGGCCCTCCACCAGCCGAGCTCGAACGCGCTGATCTCACCGCCGTCGGGTACCTCCATCACCACCCATCCGCATTCGAGCTTCTCCCGGAGGCCTTCCAGATCGACCCATTCCCAGCAGTTGATGGCGCCGTCGGCGAACACCAGGAGGTTCGTGAGGTGGTAGGAGCCGTTGTGGATGAAGACGGGCCGTGCGATGCCATCGATGCGCCGCCCGTCCTCCATCCGGTGAATCCGTAGCACCAGGGAAACTCCTCAATCCTCGCCCAGGGAAGCGCGGCGCGGCCGCCCTGCGGGCGGTCGCCTCCGCGGATGGCCCGGCACCGCCCCGGCGCCGCGCATTCGTCGATCTTGGGCCGTTGTCCCTTCGCAGGTCAACGAAAAATCGTTCGTCGACTCAGGGCCCGGGCCCGTACCGTACGCCAGTGCGCGATCTGCTGACCCTGCCCAAGACCCACCTGCACGTCCACCTTGAGAGCACCATCCGCCGAGCCACTCTCCGCGAGATCGGCGCCGCCAACGGCGTGCGGGTGCCCGAGGACTTCGGCGGGTTCGGCGACTTCGCCTCCTTCTTCGCACAGAACGACCTGGTCCGCACCTGCCTGCGGCGGCCCGACGACTTCCGCCGCATCGCCTACGAGTTCTGCGAGGACGAGGCCGCCCAGGGCGTCCGGTACGCCGAGGTCTCGTTCACGGCCGCCGCCCACGGAGAGCGCCTCGGCGACCTCGGCATGCCCCTGACGGCCGTCCTGGAGGGCCTTGAGGCGGGCGAGGAGGCCTTCGGCATCGAGTGCCGCCTGATCCTCGACCACTCCCGCCGCCGCTCCGTCGAGCGCGCCTGGCGGACCCTCGACCTGGCCCGCCGCCACGACCGCGTGGTCGGCGTCGGCCTGGCCGGCGACGAGGCCCACCCCGGCGGCCCGTTCACCGGGGTCTTCGACGCCGCCCACGAAGCCGGGCTCCACATCGTCCACCACGCGGGCGAGGGCGAGGGCCCGGCCAGCATCCGGCAGGCGCTCGGCCCCGGCCGCACCGAACGGCTCGGCCACGGCATCCGGGTCCTGGACGATCCCGACCTGGTGACCGAGGTCCGCGAACGCGGGATCCCCCTGGAGGTCTGCCCGTCCTCCAACGTCGCCCTGGGCTTCGTCCCGTCACTGGAGGCGCACCCCCTCCCCCGCCTCCGCGAGGCCGGTCTGCTGGTCACCCTCAACACGGATATCCCCGCCCTGATCAACACCCCTCTCGCGACCGAGTACGCCCACGTCCGCGCCACCTTCGCCTATGACGACGCCGAACTGGCCGACCTGGCCCGAGCCGGGGTGACCGCCTCCTTCGCCCCTCCCCGCACCAAAGAGGCCCTCCGCGAAGCGATAACCGCCTGGCTCACGGCACCTGCCT
The sequence above is a segment of the Actinomadura coerulea genome. Coding sequences within it:
- a CDS encoding NADAR family protein, producing the protein MLRIHRMEDGRRIDGIARPVFIHNGSYHLTNLLVFADGAINCWEWVDLEGLREKLECGWVVMEVPDGGEISAFELGWWRASKPVFSLTAEMLLGEVADDIERLNDRPDSTDRCLALLDRYLESRDEADRLAMREAYLEIPAHKRHYSLGDMDNKDRPLVFLCTDVGELPIGGWFDDDVVTEAMREWALDYFAEQGRARAEYESKRWGDDPQEPPGGTIHLGGRVFPRGWPENPGVDALQNDCPAPIEVGGVLYPSVTHAYWALSVEDPEVRERIRAADRPFDARKIAEEASRVQGWPHVRTAVMAGLLRAKYAQNPELAEILLGTGDAPIGYGGLESDHWITRGDKGRNWVGRLLELVRSEIRAQRSGLPFS
- the add gene encoding adenosine deaminase is translated as MRDLLTLPKTHLHVHLESTIRRATLREIGAANGVRVPEDFGGFGDFASFFAQNDLVRTCLRRPDDFRRIAYEFCEDEAAQGVRYAEVSFTAAAHGERLGDLGMPLTAVLEGLEAGEEAFGIECRLILDHSRRRSVERAWRTLDLARRHDRVVGVGLAGDEAHPGGPFTGVFDAAHEAGLHIVHHAGEGEGPASIRQALGPGRTERLGHGIRVLDDPDLVTEVRERGIPLEVCPSSNVALGFVPSLEAHPLPRLREAGLLVTLNTDIPALINTPLATEYAHVRATFAYDDAELADLARAGVTASFAPPRTKEALREAITAWLTAPASP